Part of the Solwaraspora sp. WMMA2065 genome is shown below.
TCACCACCGGAGCCGTGACGGGCGCCGGCAGGACCACCTCCAGCCAGGCGCCGGCACTCACCCGGTCGGACTTGTGCCGGGTGACCCCGTCCACCTCGGCGTCGCCGGACTCCACCAGCGCGGCGGCCGCGGTGCGGGACAGTCCGAACAGCCGGGAGACAGCCTGATCGAGCCGGGTGCCGTCGAGCCCATCGGGCACCGGCAGCGACCGTCGCTCCCCATGGCGGGCAGGTGTGGTCAACGGTCCACCTTTCCGGACAGCCGGCGGCCGTCGCGCTGTCGGCCGGTCAGTTCCAGCAGTACGGCGAGGAGTACGCCGACGACCAACGCGCTGTCGGCCACATTGAAGATCGGGAAGACCTGGCCGTACGGGTGGAAGACGCTGAACATGTCCACCACGTGGCCGAGGAGGGGTCCGGGGGCGCGGAACATCCGGTCCAGGAAGTTGCCGAGCGCCCCACCGAGGATCAGCCCGAGCGCCACCGCCCAGGGCAGCGACCGCAGCCCTCTGGTCAACCAGCCGATCCAGCCGACGACCGCCACGGTGACCAGCGGGAATATCCAGGTGTAGTCGGATCCGAGGCTGAACGCCGCACCACTGTTGCGGATCAGCGTCAGGTAGAGGGCACCACCCAGCAGGCGGACCGGTTCCCGGTCGGTGAGGGCGCTGATCGCCCACTGTTTCGCGCCGAGGTCGACGAGCAGTGCCGCCGCCGCGACCAGGGCGAAGACCCACAGCGCACGTCGGCCGGTGCCCGTCACCGGCGAGCCGGTGACGGGCGTGCCATCGCCCCCAGGTGCTGGCGGGGCGTCGCCACCGGCGTTCGGAACGTCCGGGCGCGGATCGCTGTCGGCGGACAGACGCCTCTCCCTTCTCAGTGGAGCGGCTCGCCCACGTCGGGCCCGTCACCGCCCGGCTAGCGCCGCTCCTCGATCTGCTTGCAGGACACGCAGAGGGTGGCCGAGGGGAAGGCGGCGAGCCGCTCGACCGGAATGTCCGTGCCGCACCGCTCACACCAGCCGTAGTTGCCCTCGTCCAGCCGCTCCAGCGCCCGCTCCACCTGGTTGATGCGGTCCAGGATGCTCCTGGCGAGGGAAATCTCCTGCTCCCGCTCGAACGTCTTGGTGCCGGTGTCGGCCTGGTCGTCGCCGGCCGAGTCGGTCAGCCGTTCCCGCTGCAGCTCGGTGATCTCGCTCAGCGTCTGATCATACTCGGCTCGCAACTCGTCCCGACGGGCCTGCAGGGCAATCTGGATCTTGGTGGTCTCGGCCGCGCTGCGCGGTGCCCGGGCCACTCGTCCGCGGGCGGCGGTCTTCGTGTCGGCTGGCTTCGCCATCGTCGCTCCCTCGGCCGCGTCACCCGCGGCGATCGGCAGTGCCTGTACGGGATCCTCCGGCGTCGGCAGGCCGGACGGTACGCGGCGCGGCGTCGTGGACGGGGTCACCCGACCCGTCCGGCGCCTCGCTTCCGTCAGCTCGGCCATGCTGCCCCCAAAGCACAAAACGGGCGTACAACGGGTCCGTTGCACACTCCGGAGATTCGCAAGGATACGGAACGTGAAGACATCCGACAACAATGGCACAGCTTTCGTCCGGTGATGCACCGATTTGACTGGCCAGCTTGAGCGGCAGGGGACGGTGGCGGGGCACAGGCCGGCATATCACCCAAGAAGGACATTCGCCGGGCCTCATCGAGGAAGCGCGCGACGTGGTCGAGGTGTCGGCGCTCGGCCGTTTCATCCGTCCCGCAGACGTCTTCAGCCGTCCCGCAGACGTCGCAGCCGAGCGTCCAGCACCTCAGCCTCGTCGGCGGTCACGGTGTCCACCTTGAACAGCTTGTCCCGACTGGCGGCACCCGCCCGTAGCGTGATCCGCCGGGTAGGCACCTCGAGCGCAGCCGCGAGCGCATGCCGGGCCGCCTCCGTCGCACGACCGTCCACCGCCGGGGCAGTGACCGCGACGACCAGCGCTGGTCCCTGTGAGCCGGGGTGGCAACCACCGATCCGGGCCCGGGAGGCGCCGGGCTTGACCCGGACGGCGACCACCAGGTCGGTCTCCGGACGCCCGCCGGCACCGGCGGCCGGCCGGGTGGGCCGGCGGCTGCTCGAACGGGACATGAACCGAACGCCGCCTGTTCAGACGCGGCCGGACTCGGCCAGCAGGGTCCGGTTCGGCTGGCAGAGCCCACAAGGCGTGAATCCGAGCTCCAGGGCCTCGCGCACCGGCAGCGGCTCACCGTCCCTGGCCACCAGATACAGGCAGCTCGCCAGGTGGTAACGAGGCCGTCCGTCGACCACGATCACTTCGGCATCGAGCCCGGCGAGCCGGGCGTGATCGGTCTCACCCGTCTCCTCGACCGCTGGCTCGTCGGGCGGGTCGTCGTCGGCCGCCCCGCCGCCGAGATGGTCATCGGCCGGATCGGTCGGCTGCCGACCGACCGGCGCGGCGGATGACCATTGACCGGCCCCCTGTACCGGATCGGGGTCAACGCCGAACTCCGGACGGGACAGCGGCTCCGGGTCGACCGAGCCGACGCGTCCGCCCCCTGCTCGGGCCGCAGCGGCCTGCCTGGCACCGACCACGAGAGCAACCGCCGCGAGCAGACTGGCGACGATCGAGCCGACCAGCAGCAGGCTGGACCCGCTCGCCAGGCCGAGCACAAGCAGGGTGACGGCGACGAGGATGAGCACCAGACTTGCCACTATCACGGCTCACCCCCGCCGCATCGTTGCTGACGTACCCCCCGCGAGAGGCTCGGCCTCAGCGGCCGGCCTCCAGCGCACCGGACCGGCCACCGCCGTAGGAGCTGGCCAGGCCGGCGGTCGCCAGACCACCACCGCCCGAAGCGGAGCGACCGCCCTCGACCCGCCCCATCTCGGCCTCGAGGCCCT
Proteins encoded:
- the lspA gene encoding signal peptidase II, which translates into the protein MTGTGRRALWVFALVAAAALLVDLGAKQWAISALTDREPVRLLGGALYLTLIRNSGAAFSLGSDYTWIFPLVTVAVVGWIGWLTRGLRSLPWAVALGLILGGALGNFLDRMFRAPGPLLGHVVDMFSVFHPYGQVFPIFNVADSALVVGVLLAVLLELTGRQRDGRRLSGKVDR
- a CDS encoding TraR/DksA family transcriptional regulator, producing MAKPADTKTAARGRVARAPRSAAETTKIQIALQARRDELRAEYDQTLSEITELQRERLTDSAGDDQADTGTKTFEREQEISLARSILDRINQVERALERLDEGNYGWCERCGTDIPVERLAAFPSATLCVSCKQIEERR
- a CDS encoding DUF167 domain-containing protein, which translates into the protein MSRSSSRRPTRPAAGAGGRPETDLVVAVRVKPGASRARIGGCHPGSQGPALVVAVTAPAVDGRATEAARHALAAALEVPTRRITLRAGAASRDKLFKVDTVTADEAEVLDARLRRLRDG